The Methylobacterium durans nucleotide sequence ACCTGAGACCGTGGAAAGGTCGGCTCTGCGGCCTGCTCGCCACACTGCGGTTTCCTGAGCCGGATGCTGGCGGGGCAAGGCTTCGTGCCGGGCGGTTCGCGAACGGGCGAGGGGGCATCACCGCCCTGCCCCGGCCCGGGTCGGGGCCGTCGAGCTGCGGCACGGAATCTGAGGAAGGACCGCCCGCGGGCGGTCCTTCCGGCTCAGGATCGACCCGTCAGGGCCGCCCGGTCACTCCTTGTCGCCGCGGTGGACACCCTTGTCGCGGTTCTCCTTCAGGCGGCCGTCATCCGAATGTTGGACGCTGCCCTGATGTGCATTTCCGGTATTTTTTCCGCGGTTGTCGGAGTTATTGTTCGTGTTGCGGTCGTTGTTCTGCTGATGATTATTTGCCATTACGCATCTCCATTTTGCAGAACGACGCTGTCACGTCGCTGATCGAATAACAAATTCTGCTTCGATGTGTTCCGATGCTGAATGGGGCGAATTTTATAGTCACCTGCGACGCTCCGTCCTCTCGACAGACCGACCGGATGTCGGCGCGGTGTGCGCGGGCCGGCGCGCGATATCAGCCGCCTCAACGGGTTGCGCGGGATTCCGTCCGGGATGCCCGCAAGGAAGCCCGGATCGCGGTTCGAGCGCCCGAGCCTGACCGGTCGAAACGCCGCAGGGCAACGCGGCGGGGAGGGCATGCCGGTCCCCTCCCCGGCTCCGAGATTCTCACCGGCAACGGGACGGCCGCGCGTGACGCATCCGAACGACGAGAGGATCCGCTACCACCACCTCACCGAGGCGAGCCTCGCGGCCTTCCTCGCCGCCTTCTACGCCAAGGTGCGGCGCGACGACCTGATCGGCCCCGTCTTCGCCCAGGCGATCCCCGATGCGGCTTGGCCGGCTCATCTCGCAGTCATCCAGGATTTCTGGTCCTCGGTGCTGCTCAGATCCGGGCGCTACAAGGGCAATCCGTTCGGCAAGCACCTCGCGCTCGGCACCCTGGAACGCGCCCATTTCGCCCGCTGGCTCGGCCTGTTCGAGGAGACGGCGGCCGAGGCGTTCGAGCCCGGGATCGCGGCCGCCCTCGTCGAGCGAGCCCACCGCATCGGGGACAGCCTGAAAGCGGGCCTGTTCTTTCGGCCGGAGGTGGCGACGGGCGAGGGGGCCTGACCCCCTGCCCTCAGGCCGCCATTCCGTCGATCCGCTGGAGATCCGTGAAGCTGCGACCGTCCGAGAAGCGCAGCTCGACGCTCTCGGCGAGCCGGCCGCTGGCGCGAATCCGGATCGCGACGGGACAGGCGGTCTCGTCCATCCTCTGGAGCGCCTCGGCCACCGTGAGCGGCGCGTCGCGCCCGCCGCCGAGGCCCCGCCACCAGCGCACGGCCTTCTCGCGCCCGTAGCCGCTGTCCTCGAGGCAGAGGCGGAACTCGTGCCGGCCGCCATCCGCCCGGTGCAGGCTCAAGCCGAGGCTCTCCGTGCCTCCGGGCGCGGGGCAGGCCCGGACGCTCCGGCCCGCGATCGGGATCCAGGCCGAGACCGCCCGCGACAGGATCGGCCTTTCGTCGTCGGCCACGGCCTCGTGCCTCGGTTCGGGCTCGGTATCCTCCTCGACCCAGCAGGCCTCGCAGGTACTGGCATTGAGGGCGATGAGGGCGCCGCAGCCGGGGCAGGGCTTGGCGCGCACCTCCCCTTCCCGCCCCCGCACCGCGGCGGCCGTGCGGGCGGTGACGATGTCGACCGGCCCATGCATGCGCACGAGGCCGGCATAATCGAGGATCAGGGCGTCATTCTTGCCCGGAGCGAGCCGCAGGGCGCGCCCGACCTGCTGCACGTAGAGGCCGGTGCTCTGCGTCGGCCGCAGCAGAGCCACGAGGTCGACCGCCGGCACATTGAAGCCGGTCGCCAGCACGCCGACCGAGGTGAGGCAGCGGATGCGGCCCTCGCGGAAGGCCCGGACGATGCGGTCGCGCTCGCGCTTGCCCGTCTCGCCGGAGACCGCCTCGCAGGGCAGGCCGTGGGCGCGAATCGCGTCCCGGACGGCGTCCGCGTGCGCGAGGCTGACGCAGAAGGCGAGCCAGGCCCGGCGCCGTTCCCCGTACGTCACCATCTCCTCAACCGCGGCGCGGGTGATCCATTCCTGATTGACGGCTGCGTCGAGGGCGCTCGGGACGTAGTCGCCGCCGCGCTTGGCCACGCCCGAGACGTCGAGCGCGGTGACCATCGCCTTGGAGACGAGGGGGCTGAGATAGCCCCGGTGAATCAGGTCGCCGACATTCGCCTCGTGGACGATGCGCTCGAAGATCCGCCCCTCCCCCTCGTCGAGGCGCCCGGAATCGAGCCGGTAGGGCGTCGCGGTGAGGCCGACCACGCGCAGCTCCGGCCGCTGCGCGCGCAGGCCCGCGAGGAAGCGGCCGTAGCGGGTCTCGGCCGAGCGCGGGATCAAATGCGCCTCGTCGACGACGACGAGGTCGCGCGGGCCGATCGCCTCGACCCGGTTCCAGACCGACTGGATGCCGCAGAACAGGACCGGGGCGCCGGATTCGCGCCGCCCCAGCCCGGCCGAGTCGATACCTGTCGGCGCCTCCGGCCAATGGGCGAGGAGTTCCTGATGGTTCTGGGCGATCAGTTCGCGGCTGTGCGTAACGACGGCGATCCGTGTGGCGGGGGCGCGCGTCAGGGTCTCCCGGACGAGGGTCGCGATGACGAAGGCCTTGCCGGCGCCCGTCGGCAGCACGACGAGCCCGTCCCGCCCTCCCCGCGCCAGTGGGCGTCGAGCGCGTCGAGGCTCGCGCGCTGATAGTCCCGGAGCTGCAGCATGGACGGCCGTGTAGCGCGGGATCGCGCGTCCGTCCGTGGCGGATCGGCCGCGCCGCCGGCTCAATCGGCCGCGGGCGCGCGCAGCAGATAGGTATCCATGATCCAGCCGTGCCGGGCCCGCGCCTCGGCGCGCACGCGCCGGATCTCGGGGCCGACCTCGCCGAGGCGGCCCGCGAGGAGAATCTCCTCCGGCATGCCGAGATAGGCGCCCCAGTAGATCGTCAGGTCCGGGTCGAGATGATCGAAATGCAGGTCGCCGTCGAGCATCACCACGGTGCTGTCGGCCTGGGGCGCGAGGCCGCCCGCGAGCGCGCGGCCGGTCGTGATGTGGACGGGGCCGCCGATCCGATTCAACGCGATGCGGTGGCCCGCCGCGAGGGCCTGGACGCTCGTGATGCCCGGCACGACGTCGTAGGCGAAGGCGAGCCGGCCGCGGGCCGCGACGCGCTCGAGGATGCGCAGGGTCGAATCGTAGAGGGACGGATCGCCCCAGACCAGGAAGGCGCCGCAGGCCCCCTCCCCGATCTCGCGCTCGATCATCGCCTCGTAGAGGGCCGCGCGGGCGGCGTGCCACGCGTCCACCGCGGCGGCGTAGTCGGTCGGGCTGCGGTCACGCTCCGGATCCTGCGCCTCGACGAAGCGATAAGGCTTCGGGACGAAGCGCTCGCAGATCTCGCGTCGGACCCGCAGGAGATCGGCCTTGTCCGTCCCCTTGTCGAGCACGAAGACCGCTTCGACGGTCTTCAGAGCAGCGACCGCCTGCAGGGTCAGATGCTCCGGATTCCCGGTGCCGATGCCGATGACGCGGATCCTGCGCAAGATCCCCTCCTGCCGAGCATGCGAAAAACCCGCCGGGATCGATGTCCCGGCGGGTTTTTCGCGGATGAGGTTGGTTGCGGGGACAGGATTTGAACCTGTGACCTTCAGGTTATGAGCCTGACGAGCTACCGGGCTGCTCCACCCCGCGCCGGGGCCGGTTTCGTTGGGACCGGCCGGTTTCTGCGGATCGTGTCGAGGGTTTTCCACGCGGTGTTGTGCGTGTGTGCTGCTGTTGGCAGGCCTGGCGGCGACCGACTCTCCCGTGCCTTGAGACACAGTACCATGGGCGCTGGTGCGTTTAACGGCCGAGTTCGAGATGGGATCGGGTTTTGTGCGCACCGCTCGAACCACCAGGCCGGCGGACAGCAGCGTTCGGCAAGCGTGCGAGCGAGCCCGCGGGCAGGGCTGCGCGCGTCTCTCTCGGGTCTTTCGTGTGGTTGTGCTGGTGTTGGCGAACATGGATCACGGGAGCGATCAAGTTCAATCGAGCGATTAGTACCGGTCAGCTCAACGCGTCACCGCGCTTGCACATCCGGCCTATCAACGTGGTCGTCTTCCACGGCTCTCAAGGGAGTTCTCGTTTCGAGGTGGGTTTCCCGCTTAGATGCCTTCAGCGGTTATCCCGTCCGTACATAGCTACCCTGCACTGCGGCTGGCGCCACAACAGGTCCACCAGAGGTACGTTCATCCCGGTCCTCTCGTACTAGGGACAAATCCTCTCAAAACTCCGACACCCACGGCAGATAGGGACCGAACTGTCTCACGACGTTCTGAACCCAGCTCACGTACCACTTTAATCGGCGAACAGCCGAACCCTTGGGACCTTCTCCAGCCCCAGGATGTGATGAGCCGACATCGAGGTGCCAAACGACCCCGTCGATATGGACTCTTGGGGGTCATCAGCCTGTTATCCCGGCGTACCTTTTATCCGTTGAGCGATGGCCCACCCACGCGGGACCACCGGATCACTATGACCGACTTTCGTCTCTGCTCGACATGTCCGTCTCGCAGTCAAGCGGGCTTATGCCATTGCACTCGACGACCGATTTCCGACCGGTCTGAGCCCACCTTCGTACGCCTCCGTTACGCTTTGGGAGGCGACCGCCCCAGTCAAACTGCCTGCCATGCGCGGTCCCGGACCCCGATCAAGGGCCGCGGTTAGACCACCATATCGTCAAGGGTGGTATTTCAAGGGTGGCTCCATCCAGGCTGGCGCCCGAACTTCAAAGCCTACCACCTATCCTACACATGCCGACACGAAGGCCAGCGCAAAGCTACAGTAAAGGTGCACGGGGTCTTTCCGTCTGACCGCAGGAACCCCGCATCTTCACGGGGAATTCAATTTCACTGAGCCGATGCTGGAGACAGCGGGGAGATCGTTACGCCATTCGTGCAGGTCGGAACTTACCCGACAAGGAATTTCGCTACCTTAGGACCGTTATAGTTACGGCCGCCGTTTACCGGGGCTTCAATTCAAGGCTCTCACCTCTCCTCTTAACCTTCCGGCACCGGGCAGGCGTCAGGCCCTATACGTCGTCTTACAGACTTCGCAGAGCCCTGTGTTTTAGATAAACAGTCGCCACCCCCTGGTCTGTGCCCCTCACACACGGTTGCCCGCGTGCAAGGCCTCCTTATCCCGAAGTTACGGAGGCAAATTGCCGAGTTCCTTCAGCATCGTTCTCTCAAGCGCCTTGGTATACTCTACCTGTCCACCTGTGTCGGTTTCGGGTACGGTCTCACGCGGAGGCTGTTTCCTGGGACCCCTTCGCTGCCCGACCAATCCGATAAGGTCGAACAACTCACGGCATCCGTCACCATCCGCTGGCTGGGGAATATTCACCCCATTCCCATCGACTACGCCTTTCGGCCTCGCCTTAGGGGCCGGCTAACCCTGCGAAGATTAACTTTACGCAGGAACCCTTGGACTTTCGGCGAGAGTGTCTTTCACACTCTTTGTCGTTACTCATGTCAGCATTCGCACTTCCCATACCTCCAGGACCCCTCACAGGTATCCCTTCACAGGCCTAGGGAACGCTCCGCTACCGCGTGTACAATGTACACACCCGAAGCTTCGGCTCGTGGCTTGAGCCCCGATACATTTTCGGCGCAGGACCCCTTGTTTAGACCAGTGAGCTGTTACGCTTTCTTTAAAGGATGGCTGCTTCTAAGCCAACCTCCTGGTTGTTTTGGGAGTCCCACATCCTTTCCCACTTAGCCACGAATTGGGGGCCTTAGCTGTCGGTCAGGGTTGTTTCCCTCTCCACGACGGACGTTAGCACCCGCCGTGTGTCTCCCGCGCAAGTTCCCAGGTATTCGGAGTTTGGTTGAGTTTGGTACCGCTGTGGGCGGCCCTAGCCCATCCAGTGCTCTACCCCCTGGGACATACACGCGAGGCGCTACCTAAATAGCTTTCGCGGAGAACCAGCTATTTCCGAGTTTGATTGGCCTTTCACCCCTAGCCACACGTCATCCAAGACCTTTTCAACGGGCACTGGTTCGGACCTCCAGTGGGTGTTACCCCACCTTCATCCTGCACATGGCTAGATCACTCGGTTTCGGGTCTAAAGCCACGAACTGAACGCCCTGTTCAGACTCGCTTTCGCTGCGCCTCCACCTACCGGCTTAAGCTCGCTCGTAACTTTAAGTCGCTGACCCATTATACAAAAGGTACGCGGTCACCCAGGACGAACCTTGAGCTCCCACTGTTTGTAAGCATCCGGTTTCAGGTACTGTTTCACTCCCCTCGTCGGGGTGCTTTTCACCTTTCCCTCACGGTACTGGTTCGCTATCGGTCGCTGAGGAGTACTTAGGCTTGGAGGGTGGTCCCCCCATGTTCAGACAGGATTTCACGTGTCCCGCCCTACTCGTGGCCTGCAAATCGTCCGTCCCGTACGGGGCTGTCACCCATCTCGCCGGCCATTCCAGACCGTTCCGGTAAACTCATCGCAGGCGCTGGCCTGATCCGCGTTCGCTCGCCACTACTGACGGAGTCTCGTTGATGTCCTTTCCTCCGGGTACTTAGATGTTTCAGTTCCCCGGGTTCGCTTCAAACCCCTATGGATTCAGGATCTGATACCTTCACATGACCCACCGTAATGCGAGCCCACGGGTCGCCCCGTGGCCTCACAATACGAAGGGTCGAAGGTGGGTTTCCCCATTCGGAAATCCCTGGATCAAAGCTCGTTCGCAGCTCCCCAAGGCTTATCGCAGCGTACCACGTCCTTCATCGCCTCTCAGCGCCAAGGCATCCACCGAATGCTCTTAAGGCACTTGATCGCTCTCGTGATCGATGTTCGCCCCGATCAGCCGCCGCGCAGCGGCTGCCGATCAGGCAACACGGTCACAAAAAGACCGGTGACAGGACCCTCTCGGGACCCGCCACCTTATGCTTGCCGAACATGACCGAACCGGACCAGCTCTCGCTGCCGACACGGCCACATTCCCTCTTCACGATGTCAGAATACCTTCGCAGAACCCGCAAGTCCCCAAGGGACCAGCGGTACCGCAAACCTGTGCTCATCCGGATCCCGGACAGGATCGGCCCGTCGCGCCCAAAGCGCGCCAGACCTCGCCGACCCATGGTGGAGACAGACGGGATCGAACCGACGACCTCATGCTTGCAAAGCACGCGCTCTCCCAGCTGAGCTATGTCCCCGATCTGGTGGGCCTGGGACGACTCGAACGTCCGACCTCACCCTTATCAGGGGTGCGCTCTAACCACCTGAGCTACAGGCCCCGTGCGACCCAAACCCCCGCCCTCGGCAGAAGCCCGGTCACCCGATCCGGATGATGAGAAAGAGAAACGAGGACGGCGGCGTCCCGCAAAACGGGACCCTGACAGGTCCCTATCATCCAACGACGCCGTGATGGGAGGGACGGACAAGCCGTCGGCTCCGGCAAAACAGCATCCTTAGAAAGGAGGTGATCCAGCCGCAGGTTCCCCTACGGCTACCTTGTTACGACTTCACCCCAGTCGCTGACCCTACCGTGGTCGCCTGCCCCCTTGCGGTTGGCGCAGCGCCGTCGGGTAAGACCAACTCCCATGGTGTGACGGGCGGTGTGTACAAGGCCCGGGAACGTATTCACCGTGGCATGCTGATCCACGATTACTAGCGATTCCGCCTTCATGCACTCGAGTTGCAGAGTGCAATCTGAACTGAGACGGTTTTTGGGGATTTGCTCCAGGTCGCCCCTTCGCTTCCCATTGTCACCGCCATTGTAGCACGTGTGTAGCCCATCCCGTAAGGGCCATGAGGACTTGACGTCATCCACACCTTCCTCGCGGCTTATCACCGGCAGTCTCCCTAGAGTGCCCAACTGAATGATGGCAACTAAGGACGTGGGTTGCGCTCGTTGCGGGACTTAACCCAACATCTCACGACACGAGCTGACGACAGCCATGCAGCACCTGTGTGCGCGCCTCCGAAGAGGACCCCAAATCTCTCTGGGTAACACGCCATGTCAAAGGATGGTAAGGTTCTGCGCGTTGCTTCGAATTAAACCACATGCTCCACCGCTTGTGCGGGCCCCCGTCAATTCCTTTGAGTTTTAATCTTGCGACCGTACTCCCCAGGCGGAATGCTTAAAGCGTTAGCTGCGCTACTGAAGTGCAAGCACCCCAACAGCTAGCATTCATCGTTTACGGCGTGGACTACCAGGGTATCTAATCCTGTTTGCTCCCCACGCTTTCGCGCCTCAGCGTCAGATCCGGACCAGTAAGCCGCCTTCGCCACTGGTGTTCTTGCGAATATCTACGAATTTCACCTCTACACTCGCAGTTCCACTTACCTCTTCCGGTCTCAAGCCATCCAGTATCGAAGGCAATTCTGTGGTTGAGCCACAG carries:
- the cobF gene encoding precorrin-6A synthase (deacetylating), encoding MRRIRVIGIGTGNPEHLTLQAVAALKTVEAVFVLDKGTDKADLLRVRREICERFVPKPYRFVEAQDPERDRSPTDYAAAVDAWHAARAALYEAMIEREIGEGACGAFLVWGDPSLYDSTLRILERVAARGRLAFAYDVVPGITSVQALAAGHRIALNRIGGPVHITTGRALAGGLAPQADSTVVMLDGDLHFDHLDPDLTIYWGAYLGMPEEILLAGRLGEVGPEIRRVRAEARARHGWIMDTYLLRAPAAD
- a CDS encoding group III truncated hemoglobin, giving the protein MTHPNDERIRYHHLTEASLAAFLAAFYAKVRRDDLIGPVFAQAIPDAAWPAHLAVIQDFWSSVLLRSGRYKGNPFGKHLALGTLERAHFARWLGLFEETAAEAFEPGIAAALVERAHRIGDSLKAGLFFRPEVATGEGA